The region AGTTCTGCGGCCACACCGACGGGGCGTGGATGAGCGCGAAGAAGGACAACCTCGTCAACATCGGCGGCTGGCTGGCGGTGAACGATCCGCAGTTGTTCGAGGAACTCCGCAACCTGGTGGTGGTCTACGAGGGACTGCACACCTACGGCGGCATGGCCGGGCGGGATATGGAAGCCATGGCGATCGGCATCGCCGAGTGCGTGCAAGACGACCACATCCGCGCCCGCGTCGGCCAGGTCCGCTACCTGGGCGAGCTGCTCATGGATTGGGGCGTCCCGATCACCCGGCCCGTGGGCGGCCACGCCGTCTTCCTCGATGCGGCCGCGTTCTATCCGCACCTGCCGCAGATCCAATTCCCGGCCCAGACCCTGGCGGCCGAACTTTATCTGGATTCAGGCGTCCGTTCGATGGAGCGCGGGATCGCCAGCGCCGGCCGGGATCCGAAAACCGGAGACCACTATTTCCCCAGGCTCGAACTCACGCGCCTGACGATCCCGCGCCGCGTCTACACCCAGGCCCACATGGACGTGGTCGCCGAATCGGTGAAGGCGGTCTACGACTCCCGTGAAAAAACGCGCGGGCTGAAGATGGTATTCGAGCCGAAGTACCTGCGATTCTTCCAGGCCCGCTTCGAACGGACGTGAAATCGGATGCTCCTGCAGAAAACCGCCCCCCGCCGGCCGGAGGCGGCCGTCGTCAACGTCGGCTACCGCTCCACCAATTACTGGGTGATCGGCGCCCGACCCTCGCGCCTGATCTTCGACCTCGGCTGGCCGGGGACGATGGGCGCGATGCTCGCCAACCTGCGGCGCCAGAGCATTCCCCTGGCGGAAATCCGGCTCGGACTCGCCTCCCACTACCACATCGACCACGCCGGATTGGCCCAGGAATTCCGCCAGGCGGGCGTGCACCTGCTGTTGATGGAAAACCAGGTGCAGGCCGTACTGCAGATGAAGCGCTTCACCAAGCCGCGCGACCATTACCTGGAAATCACCATCGACGATCTGACGCCGGTTTGTTTCGCGGAGAGCCGCCATATTCTTAAAGAGATCGGCCTGGCGGGCGAGATCCTTCCGACCCCCGGGCATACCGCGGACAGCGTCTCGCTCCTCCTCGACGGCGGTTCGGTCTTCACCGGCGACCTGCCGCCGGAGGATATCCCGGAGGCGGGGGACGCGGCGGCGGTGACCGCCAGCTGGCGGATGCTGCGCGAACGCGGTGCCCGGACGGTGTATCCCGCCCACGGCCCGGTCCGGCCGATCGGCGCCTGATCCTGCCGCCGGAGGAATTTCCCGCAATCCGCCCGCTAATGCCCTGCAGCCGTTCGGATCCGGAACTGTTTATCCATCGCCCGCGGAATACACTGTAAACGCCTTCGCGGGAATGAGGCGGCAAGCCGAAACGCATAGGGTTGTGCGGGTTGGAAGCCATCATTGTCGCCGGGAGGTCCGGCCTCATCCCCGCGAAGAGGACGACTTCCCTCCTTTCGCTTCGACCGCCCCTTTCCTGATACAATCGGCCGGAAAACCCTTTAACGAATCGCTCCCGGACGGAGCGTTTTTATGCTGGAGGCGGTCATGCCGGACGAGATACTGAAATAATGCGGTTGGATCGGCGATCTCCTGAACCGGCCGTGGAAGGATTTCTGCGTGGAAGGATCCGCGGAGTATTCGATCCTGACCGATTTGAAGGACGGCTGGGGCAAACGCGACACGGCCGGATTGCTTGCGGAACTGGATGCGAAATACGGAACCGCGGCCGGCGAGACGGTGGAAAAATTTTTAGCGGCCCGCATCGGCCGGGATTGGAAAGCGATCGGCGAGAGGGAAGCCCGCGCCGGAACCAAGATCGAGGATTTCATCCGCGTCCTGTGGGAACCGCTCCAGGACCGGGGATTCGAATACTCACACGAGCGCAGCGGCAACACCGTGAAGTTTTGCGTGACCAAATGTCCGGTCGCCGACCTCGCCGAGCGGACGGGGTTGCAGCGATGGATGCACCACATGGCCTGCGCGACGGATTTCTACACCACGCCGGCCTTCAGCCCCCGGATTCAATTTTCCCGGACCCGGACGTTGATCGACGACGGCGTTCCCTGCAACCATACCTACACGCGCAAACCCTGAACCCCGGACGCCGCCGGAGGGAATCCGATGACGCCGAACACGGGGTGCTGTTGAGCGTGCGCATCCTCTCGGGGGCGCCGTCCGCCTGCGCGGTGGGCCCGATCCGCCGGACGTGAAATCCGCCGGATCCGGCGGCGATCGCGTCCCGTTTGGCGTTCCGCCGGCAGTCGGCGGAATTCGGCTTGGAGAAAATCCCGTGACACATTGCGTCGTGGTCACCGGCGCCACTTCCGGCATCGGACTGGCCGTCGCCGAACAGCTCGCCCGCGCGGGCGTGGAGGTGATCGGGATCGGCCGCTCGGAGGAGCGCTGCCGCGCGGCCGAGGGCCGCCTGCGCCGAATCCATCCCCAAGTCCGGGCGGATTTCCTCGCCGCGGACCTCTCGCTCCTGCGCGATGTGCGCGCCGCGGCGGAGCGGGTGCGCGGGATCCTGGCCGGGCGGGGGAACGACGGGCTGGCCGGGCTGGCGAACAACGCCGGCGGATTCACCTTCCGCCCCACGCCCACCCCGGAAGGCCTCGAATATCTGTGGACTCTCAACTACCTTTCGGCTTTTCTTTTGACCCGCCTGCTGCTTCCCGCGCTTCAAACCGCGCCGGCGGCGCGGGTGGTGAACGTCAGTTCCAGCACCCATCGCGGATTGCGGCTGGATTGGAGCGACCCGGCCTCGCGGCGCCCCTGGAACAGCCTGTTCGCCTACGGGCGCTCCAAGCTGGCGCTGGTGATCTTTGCCGCCGAGCTTAACCGGCGCCTGGACGGACCCGGCGCGGTCCAGGCCTTGGCCGCCGATCCGGGGCTGGTGAAAACCGGGATCGGATCGAAGGGCACGCCCGCGATCGTCAGCGCCGTCTTTCGGCTTTGGAGCGCGCACGGAATCACCGCGGACGAATCCGCCCGGGGAATCGTGCGGCTGTTCCTGGATCCTTCCGTGCGCGCGGAGGCCGGCGTCTATTGGAAACACGGCCGACCGGCGTCGCCGGATCCGGCCGCCTTGGATGAGGAAGCCGGGCGCCGGCTGTGGGAAATCTCCGAGCGGATGTGCGGCATCGATTCCTCCCCCGCCCTTTAGCTCCGCTCGGCGCGCTGGTATGAGTCGGAGGCGCCGGGTTGCCTCCCTCTTCTACCTCCTCCCAGACCCCGTCCCCTCAAGGCGGACCAAAGCGGGTCAAGACGTTTTTCCGGATATCACTTTCCCAATATCCATTCTCCGCGGGCATTCCGCGGCCTGAAGCGGTCGCGCGGGAAGACTCGTTTGTCTTGAATCCCTCCACCTGCCGCTCCGGCCGCTTGTCCCGCCGACAGCGGAATTCCGAAATTGGAGCCGTTCTCCCGGCGACGGGGGCGGCGGCCTCGGCGGTTTTTCCCCGCCGCCCGCGCCACGATCACCCGCCCGATGCCGGGATGAACCGCGGGGGGATATGGACCGGCTCTATTCCATCCGCGCCACCCTGCGCGGCTTCCGCGGATGCAAGGCAATGGAAACCTGGGAAATACACCTCCGCGCTGCACCTTTCGGTTCATGACAATGCTCCCTCGCACGGGGCAGAATACCGCTTGAAGCATGCAGGATTCCCATCGCAAAAGAGCGGAGGTTGCTACGATCATGTGGATCGACGCCGAAGAAAGGCTGATCACCGGCAAGGACAAGACCAACGCGGAAAAGGTCATCGTCGCCACCGGCGCCACCTCCGGGATCGGATACGCCGCGGCGCAGCGCTTGGCGCGAGCCGGGGTGACGGTGATCGGCGTCGGGCGCTCGGAGGAGCGCTGCCGGGCGTGCCAGGAAAACCTTCGCGCGCTCGGCCCCGGCGGCAAATCGGTTTTTCTGCAGGCGGACCTCGCGCGGCAAAGCGAAGTGATCCGGGTAGCGGGCCAAGTGCGCGAAACGCTTTCGGTCCTAGGCCGGGACCAACTCGACGGCCTACTGAACAACGCCGGCGGATTTTCCTTCTGGCTGACGCTCACCCCGGAAGGATTGGAGCACACGTGGGCGCTCAACCACCTGGCTCCGTTCCGGCTCTCGCACGAGCTGCTCCCGCTGCTGCAGGCCGCGCCCGCCGCCCGAATCGTGACGGTGAGCTCGGGCTCACACCGCTGGCTGACCCTGAATTGGAGCGACCTGCAATCGCGGCGCGACTACAACGGCCTGCGGGCCTACGGCCGCTCGAAACTG is a window of Anaerolineales bacterium DNA encoding:
- a CDS encoding SDR family NAD(P)-dependent oxidoreductase, which produces MWIDAEERLITGKDKTNAEKVIVATGATSGIGYAAAQRLARAGVTVIGVGRSEERCRACQENLRALGPGGKSVFLQADLARQSEVIRVAGQVRETLSVLGRDQLDGLLNNAGGFSFWLTLTPEGLEHTWALNHLAPFRLSHELLPLLQAAPAARIVTVSSGSHRWLTLNWSDLQSRRDYNGLRAYGRSKLANVLFTLEWNRRQGEEGTVPAFAADPGLVRTKIGTKGTPAFVSWAWILWSARGITPEETAKGIVRLLLDPDVQTGAGIYWKHGRPLSPDPAALDADSARRLWEISERMCGLTPTLSSPV
- a CDS encoding L-2-amino-thiazoline-4-carboxylic acid hydrolase; this encodes MEGSAEYSILTDLKDGWGKRDTAGLLAELDAKYGTAAGETVEKFLAARIGRDWKAIGEREARAGTKIEDFIRVLWEPLQDRGFEYSHERSGNTVKFCVTKCPVADLAERTGLQRWMHHMACATDFYTTPAFSPRIQFSRTRTLIDDGVPCNHTYTRKP
- a CDS encoding MBL fold metallo-hydrolase, with product MLLQKTAPRRPEAAVVNVGYRSTNYWVIGARPSRLIFDLGWPGTMGAMLANLRRQSIPLAEIRLGLASHYHIDHAGLAQEFRQAGVHLLLMENQVQAVLQMKRFTKPRDHYLEITIDDLTPVCFAESRHILKEIGLAGEILPTPGHTADSVSLLLDGGSVFTGDLPPEDIPEAGDAAAVTASWRMLRERGARTVYPAHGPVRPIGA
- a CDS encoding SDR family NAD(P)-dependent oxidoreductase, whose protein sequence is MTHCVVVTGATSGIGLAVAEQLARAGVEVIGIGRSEERCRAAEGRLRRIHPQVRADFLAADLSLLRDVRAAAERVRGILAGRGNDGLAGLANNAGGFTFRPTPTPEGLEYLWTLNYLSAFLLTRLLLPALQTAPAARVVNVSSSTHRGLRLDWSDPASRRPWNSLFAYGRSKLALVIFAAELNRRLDGPGAVQALAADPGLVKTGIGSKGTPAIVSAVFRLWSAHGITADESARGIVRLFLDPSVRAEAGVYWKHGRPASPDPAALDEEAGRRLWEISERMCGIDSSPAL